One genomic window of Campylobacter fetus subsp. fetus includes the following:
- a CDS encoding SU10 major capsid protein, whose protein sequence is MAITSTGFDDRVTDKRVGLKSSVYDKIILIGAEETPLMTMIGTSPVRAIEHSWIIDSISEPKKNAQLEISDFVGSGKSTKQKRTNSVQIFTTEVMVSETMQSVATYGGKELEQEVSKKAKEHKKDIEYALFGLGRDADVKKSVFKNPTLRDETTAGEMAGIFHYVAKNSSAFTSGKRGNVLAFDESGDWSGTATKLTEEKLNQILQQIWDSGATPKDVFIGAKLKSAINAFATRLLNI, encoded by the coding sequence ATGGCTATAACAAGTACAGGTTTTGATGATAGAGTAACCGATAAACGTGTCGGGCTGAAATCGTCGGTATATGACAAGATAATCTTAATAGGCGCAGAAGAAACACCGCTTATGACCATGATAGGCACAAGTCCAGTTAGGGCTATAGAACATAGCTGGATAATAGACAGCATTTCAGAGCCTAAAAAGAATGCACAACTCGAGATAAGCGACTTTGTTGGTTCTGGTAAATCTACTAAGCAAAAACGTACAAACTCGGTTCAGATTTTTACCACTGAAGTAATGGTATCTGAAACTATGCAAAGCGTAGCAACGTATGGCGGTAAAGAGCTTGAACAAGAAGTAAGTAAGAAAGCAAAAGAGCATAAAAAAGATATTGAATATGCATTATTTGGCTTAGGTAGAGACGCAGACGTTAAAAAAAGCGTTTTTAAAAATCCAACTCTTAGAGATGAAACCACTGCTGGGGAAATGGCAGGAATATTTCATTACGTAGCTAAAAACTCAAGCGCATTTACTAGTGGAAAGCGCGGAAATGTTTTAGCGTTTGATGAAAGCGGCGACTGGAGCGGAACGGCTACAAAACTAACAGAAGAGAAGTTAAATCAAATTTTACAGCAAATTTGGGATAGCGGAGCTACTCCAAAAGACGTTTTTATAGGGGCAAAACTAAAATCTGCAATAAATGCTTTTGCAACCAGGTTATTAAATATCTAA
- a CDS encoding methylated-DNA--[protein]-cysteine S-methyltransferase, producing MKIAYMKTPVGNLKISCHDGKIINIDFCDEFLDLEVNDKNLSLCIHELELYFQGKLINFTTKINIVGSEFEQKVYKALLEIPYGNTVTYKYIADKIDSPKAARAVGNANSKNKIPIIIPCHRVVGVSNLGGYSGGNGIETKKILLNLEKSYL from the coding sequence TTGAAAATAGCATATATGAAAACTCCGGTTGGAAATTTAAAAATAAGCTGTCATGATGGAAAAATTATAAATATAGATTTCTGTGATGAATTTCTAGATTTAGAAGTAAATGACAAAAACTTAAGCCTTTGCATACACGAATTAGAGCTGTATTTTCAAGGAAAATTAATAAATTTTACAACTAAAATTAATATAGTAGGAAGCGAATTTGAACAAAAAGTATATAAAGCACTACTTGAAATTCCATATGGAAACACTGTAACTTATAAATATATAGCCGACAAAATCGACTCTCCAAAAGCAGCTCGAGCCGTAGGAAATGCGAATTCTAAAAACAAAATTCCTATTATAATTCCATGCCATAGAGTTGTAGGAGTATCAAATTTAGGCGGATATAGCGGTGGAAATGGGATTGAAACAAAGAAAATTTTACTAAATTTAGAAAAATCTTATTTATAG
- a CDS encoding cache domain-containing protein — MISSIEHLSNIIESDNQDYMNENIEFLLSTIDKTSNLTLIYMVLDNNGMMYSTGGIKGLLASTFDARERKRYTSAKNANKLIITEPYTNAYNNLVSISAVKPIYIKGKFIGVLGADMDNVAFKSLVNYL; from the coding sequence TTGATTTCAAGTATAGAGCATCTATCTAATATTATAGAATCAGATAATCAAGACTATATGAATGAAAATATAGAATTTTTATTATCTACGATAGATAAAACTTCAAATTTGACACTTATATATATGGTATTAGATAATAACGGAATGATGTATAGCACAGGAGGTATAAAAGGACTTCTGGCTTCTACTTTTGACGCAAGAGAAAGAAAACGGTATACAAGTGCAAAAAATGCAAACAAACTCATAATAACCGAGCCTTACACAAACGCATATAATAATCTTGTATCTATAAGTGCGGTAAAACCTATCTATATAAAAGGTAAATTTATAGGCGTACTTGGTGCAGATATGGATAATGTAGCATTTAAGAGTCTAGTGAATTATTTATAA
- a CDS encoding bifunctional aconitate hydratase 2/2-methylisocitrate dehydratase has protein sequence MGFFDDYSVAKEERSKLGIPPLPLTKEQTKEVCELLKTCPTKELVDLLANRVNPGVDDAAKVKAEFLNEIINHDLKCDLIDKFTAIKMLEPMLGGYSVIVLVASLHNSDESIQKASAEVLKNTIFVHDYFNDIAKLAKDGNKYAKSVLESWANAQWFKARADIPEKIEAVVFKVAGETNTDDLSPASEAFSRSDIPLHANAMLVKRQPGSLEKIAELKKSGLEVIYVGDVVGTGSSRKSGINSIQWHLGHEIDGIPNKKTGGIILGSIIAPIFFNTAEDSGALPIVVNVDGLEMGDKIEIYPYKGEIVKDSKVVKTFKLEPNTLKDEVKAGGRIPLIIARSLCSKARAELGLGNEDIFIKPSQPANNDNSGYTLAQKMVGRACGVHGVRAGMYVEPMTLTVGSQDTTGPMTRDEIKELASLGFSADFVLQSFCHTAAYPKPTDALMHKTLPDFMMSRGGVSLKPGDGVIHSWLNRMVLPDTVGTGGDSHTRFPIGISFPAGSGLVAFAAVLGSMPLNMPESVLVRFKGKMQPGITLRDLVNAIPYYAIKKGLLTVEKKGKINVFAGKILEIEGLPDLKVEQAFELSDASAERSAAACAVALNKEPVIEYLNSNVALIDAMIEAGYGDEQTLARRRDKMKKWLENPTLLEADKDAKYHTVIEIDMNDITEPILACPNDPDDVATLSEILADPKRPKNIDEVFVGSCMTNIGHYRALAEVLKGEGQVPARLWIAPPTKMDEKQLRVEGKYSLFGAAGARTEVPGCSLCMGNQARVADNAIVFSTSTRNFDNRMGMGAQVYLGSAELAAVCAMLGRLPSVEEYMKIVPAKLAGKENEIYKYLNFNLVPNFKLECY, from the coding sequence ATGGGCTTTTTTGATGATTATAGTGTAGCTAAAGAAGAGCGTTCAAAACTCGGTATCCCACCGCTTCCACTTACGAAGGAGCAGACTAAAGAGGTTTGTGAATTGTTAAAAACCTGTCCGACTAAAGAACTTGTTGATTTGCTTGCAAATCGTGTAAATCCCGGGGTAGATGACGCTGCAAAAGTAAAAGCCGAGTTTTTAAACGAGATTATAAACCATGATTTAAAATGTGATTTGATCGATAAATTTACAGCTATAAAAATGCTTGAGCCTATGCTTGGCGGATATAGCGTGATAGTTCTTGTAGCTAGCCTTCATAATAGTGACGAGAGCATTCAAAAAGCATCGGCTGAAGTATTAAAAAACACTATTTTCGTACATGATTATTTTAATGATATTGCAAAACTTGCAAAAGATGGTAATAAATACGCTAAATCAGTTCTTGAGAGCTGGGCAAACGCCCAATGGTTCAAAGCTAGAGCAGATATACCAGAAAAAATCGAAGCTGTCGTTTTTAAAGTAGCAGGAGAGACAAACACCGATGATTTAAGTCCTGCAAGTGAAGCATTTAGCCGCTCAGACATACCGCTTCATGCAAATGCTATGTTAGTTAAGCGTCAACCAGGCAGTTTAGAAAAAATCGCCGAGCTTAAAAAGAGCGGCTTAGAAGTTATATATGTAGGCGACGTAGTTGGAACCGGAAGTTCAAGAAAAAGCGGTATAAATTCTATCCAGTGGCATTTGGGTCATGAGATAGATGGCATACCAAATAAAAAAACAGGCGGCATTATACTTGGATCTATCATAGCTCCTATTTTCTTCAATACTGCAGAAGATAGCGGCGCTTTACCTATCGTAGTAAATGTAGATGGCTTAGAAATGGGCGATAAGATCGAAATTTATCCATATAAAGGTGAGATAGTAAAAGACTCTAAAGTAGTAAAAACATTTAAACTTGAGCCAAATACCTTAAAAGACGAAGTAAAAGCGGGCGGCAGAATCCCACTTATAATCGCTAGAAGCCTTTGTTCTAAAGCTAGAGCCGAGCTTGGTTTGGGAAATGAAGATATATTTATAAAACCGTCTCAACCGGCAAATAACGACAACTCAGGTTATACTTTAGCTCAAAAAATGGTAGGTCGTGCGTGTGGAGTGCATGGCGTGAGAGCTGGAATGTACGTAGAGCCTATGACTTTAACAGTTGGCTCTCAAGATACGACCGGACCGATGACGAGAGATGAGATAAAAGAGCTCGCTAGTCTCGGATTTTCTGCTGATTTCGTTTTGCAAAGTTTTTGCCATACTGCAGCCTACCCAAAACCTACAGATGCTTTGATGCACAAAACTTTACCTGATTTTATGATGAGTCGTGGCGGCGTCAGCTTGAAACCTGGTGACGGTGTTATCCACTCATGGCTAAATAGAATGGTTTTACCTGACACCGTAGGAACAGGTGGCGACTCTCATACTCGCTTTCCTATCGGTATAAGCTTTCCCGCCGGTAGCGGTTTGGTTGCGTTTGCGGCTGTTCTTGGCTCAATGCCTCTAAACATGCCAGAATCCGTTTTAGTAAGATTTAAAGGTAAAATGCAACCTGGTATCACTTTAAGAGACCTTGTAAATGCGATCCCGTACTACGCTATCAAAAAAGGTCTTTTAACAGTCGAGAAAAAAGGTAAAATCAACGTATTTGCCGGTAAAATTTTAGAAATAGAAGGCTTGCCTGATCTAAAAGTAGAGCAAGCATTCGAGCTAAGCGACGCAAGTGCCGAAAGAAGTGCCGCAGCTTGCGCTGTAGCGCTAAACAAAGAGCCAGTCATCGAATACTTAAATTCAAACGTAGCTTTGATAGACGCGATGATAGAAGCCGGATACGGTGATGAGCAAACACTAGCTAGAAGAAGAGATAAGATGAAAAAATGGCTTGAAAATCCTACTCTTTTAGAGGCTGATAAAGATGCGAAATATCATACCGTTATCGAGATAGATATGAATGATATCACAGAGCCGATCCTTGCTTGCCCGAATGATCCAGATGACGTAGCTACATTAAGCGAGATTTTAGCCGATCCAAAACGCCCTAAAAATATAGATGAAGTTTTCGTAGGTAGTTGTATGACAAACATCGGTCACTACAGAGCCTTAGCAGAAGTTCTAAAAGGCGAAGGACAAGTTCCTGCTCGTCTTTGGATAGCACCGCCTACAAAGATGGATGAAAAACAGTTAAGAGTAGAGGGCAAATACTCGCTATTTGGCGCGGCAGGCGCTAGAACCGAAGTTCCTGGATGCTCACTATGTATGGGTAATCAAGCTAGAGTAGCTGATAATGCGATAGTATTTTCAACTTCTACTAGAAATTTTGATAATCGTATGGGTATGGGAGCTCAAGTTTATCTGGGTTCTGCCGAACTTGCGGCGGTTTGCGCAATGTTAGGTAGACTTCCAAGTGTAGAAGAATATATGAAGATAGTTCCGGCAAAACTTGCTGGAAAAGAAAATGAAATTTATAAATATTTAAATTTCAATCTAGTACCGAACTTCAAGCTAGAGTGTTATTAA
- the hslV gene encoding ATP-dependent protease subunit HslV: MFHATTILAYKGNKGSIIGGDGQVSFGNTVLKGNAVKIRKLLGGKILAGFAGSTADAFNLFDMFERILESTKGDLLKAVIEFSKEWRKDKVLRKLEAMMLVLDREHIFLLSGTGDVVEPEDGKIAAIGSGGNYALAAARALDKFADINEEELVKESLKIAGEICIYTNTNIKTYALWDEK, translated from the coding sequence ATGTTTCATGCTACAACTATTTTAGCTTATAAGGGCAACAAAGGCTCTATTATAGGTGGAGACGGCCAAGTAAGTTTTGGAAATACCGTTTTAAAAGGAAACGCAGTAAAAATCCGAAAGCTTTTAGGGGGTAAAATTTTAGCGGGTTTTGCGGGAAGTACCGCCGATGCGTTTAATCTATTTGATATGTTTGAGCGTATACTTGAAAGCACTAAAGGTGATCTTTTAAAAGCCGTTATCGAATTTAGTAAAGAGTGGAGAAAAGATAAAGTACTGCGTAAACTTGAAGCTATGATGCTAGTTCTTGATAGAGAACATATATTTTTACTAAGCGGTACGGGAGATGTAGTCGAGCCAGAAGACGGAAAAATAGCAGCAATAGGAAGCGGTGGAAATTACGCTTTAGCCGCAGCAAGAGCTCTTGATAAATTTGCTGATATAAATGAAGAAGAACTCGTAAAAGAGAGTCTTAAAATAGCAGGCGAAATTTGCATATACACAAATACAAATATAAAAACTTATGCTTTATGGGATGAAAAATGA
- a CDS encoding bifunctional 3,4-dihydroxy-2-butanone 4-phosphate synthase/GTP cyclohydrolase II, whose protein sequence is MAFDRVLQAIDDIKNGKMIVMVDDEDRENEGDIVYAACFSDIEKVNFMITHAKGVLCTPVTRELADKFELSPMVSSNTSCHETAFTVSIDAKEAATGVSAYERDMTIKMLVDYNTKADDFVRPGHIFPLIAKKGGVLERTGHTEGSIDLCKLAGVAPVSVICEVVNDDGTMARRVDLEKFCSKFGLNMVSVSDIIEYRLHHEKLINIEDAKRSSIAGFEALRYDVSDHLGNKHIAFVFGDIKDKTNVKFHKIRTDIELLSSPKYKEFISHLNILDKEGGILIFLDGEDCNSNLFKNYGVGAQIVAYFGVKDIEILSSSEYKEFVAIKGFGLNILGYRS, encoded by the coding sequence ATGGCTTTTGATAGGGTTTTGCAAGCTATTGATGATATAAAAAATGGCAAAATGATTGTTATGGTAGATGATGAGGATCGTGAAAATGAAGGGGATATAGTTTACGCTGCTTGTTTTAGCGATATAGAAAAAGTAAATTTTATGATAACTCATGCAAAAGGTGTTTTATGCACTCCTGTTACTAGAGAATTAGCAGATAAATTTGAACTTTCTCCAATGGTAAGTTCAAATACTAGTTGTCATGAAACAGCCTTTACAGTAAGCATCGATGCTAAAGAGGCGGCTACTGGAGTAAGTGCTTATGAACGTGATATGACTATAAAAATGCTAGTTGATTATAATACTAAAGCCGATGATTTTGTGCGTCCGGGACATATTTTTCCTCTTATTGCTAAAAAAGGCGGTGTTTTGGAGAGAACCGGACATACCGAAGGAAGTATAGATCTGTGTAAATTAGCCGGAGTTGCTCCGGTTTCTGTTATATGCGAAGTTGTAAATGATGATGGAACTATGGCTAGAAGAGTAGACTTGGAGAAGTTTTGTTCTAAATTCGGATTAAATATGGTGAGTGTTTCGGATATAATCGAATACCGTTTGCATCATGAAAAACTCATAAATATAGAAGATGCGAAACGGAGCTCTATAGCTGGTTTTGAAGCTTTAAGATACGATGTTAGTGATCATTTAGGAAATAAACATATTGCATTTGTGTTTGGAGATATTAAAGATAAAACAAACGTTAAATTTCATAAGATTAGAACAGATATAGAGCTTCTTAGCTCTCCAAAATATAAGGAATTTATATCTCACCTTAATATTTTAGATAAAGAAGGCGGAATTTTGATATTTCTTGATGGCGAGGATTGTAATTCAAATTTATTTAAAAATTATGGTGTCGGTGCTCAGATCGTAGCATATTTTGGTGTTAAAGATATAGAAATTTTAAGTTCAAGCGAGTATAAAGAATTTGTTGCTATAAAAGGTTTTGGATTAAATATACTTGGATATAGAAGTTGA
- the hslU gene encoding HslU--HslV peptidase ATPase subunit, with amino-acid sequence MNLTPKEIVKFLDDYVIGQDDAKRVIAVALRNRYRRMKLDKSIQEDIIPKNILMIGSTGVGKTEIARRLSKMFGLPFIKVEASKYTEVGFVGRDVESMVRDLAMASLNLVKKEQREKNSDRINEYIEKKILEKLLPPLPKGASEDKLRDYESSYLRMKDKLQKGELDHLNIELDIDQSTFEAGGNLPPDMAAMQESFIKVIGIANKKVKKEFKVKDAREALKNEASEKILDMESIKTEALKRAENEGIIFIDEIDKVAVSSGNSGRQDPSKEGVQRDLLPIVEGSNVSTKFGNLKTDHILFIAAGAFHISKPSDLIPELQGRFPLRVNLDSLDEKALYEILTKPKNSLLSQYKALLGVEGVELEFSDESIKEIAKVTQNTNQKVEDIGARRLHTVIEKVLEDISFDADSYKNEKVTITKELVDKKLGDICQNEDLAKYIL; translated from the coding sequence ATGAATCTTACACCAAAAGAGATCGTAAAATTTTTAGATGATTATGTTATAGGACAAGATGACGCAAAAAGAGTTATCGCAGTAGCTCTTAGAAACCGTTATAGAAGAATGAAACTTGATAAAAGTATTCAAGAAGATATTATACCAAAGAATATCTTGATGATAGGCTCTACGGGAGTCGGTAAAACCGAGATCGCAAGGCGGCTCTCAAAGATGTTTGGTTTGCCATTTATCAAAGTAGAAGCTAGCAAATATACCGAAGTTGGCTTTGTGGGTAGAGATGTTGAATCTATGGTGCGAGATTTGGCTATGGCTAGTTTAAATTTAGTAAAAAAAGAGCAACGCGAAAAAAATTCAGATAGAATAAACGAGTATATAGAAAAAAAGATACTTGAAAAACTTCTTCCTCCTCTTCCAAAAGGTGCTAGTGAGGATAAATTAAGAGATTACGAATCTAGCTATTTGCGTATGAAAGACAAACTCCAAAAAGGCGAACTAGATCATTTAAATATCGAATTAGACATAGACCAATCTACTTTTGAAGCCGGTGGAAATTTGCCTCCAGATATGGCTGCTATGCAAGAAAGTTTTATCAAAGTCATAGGTATAGCAAATAAAAAAGTGAAAAAAGAATTTAAAGTAAAAGATGCTAGAGAAGCTCTAAAAAATGAAGCTAGCGAAAAAATTTTAGACATGGAAAGTATAAAAACAGAAGCTTTAAAAAGAGCCGAGAATGAAGGTATTATATTTATAGACGAGATAGATAAAGTAGCAGTTTCTAGCGGAAACTCAGGACGTCAAGATCCCAGCAAAGAAGGTGTTCAAAGAGATCTTTTACCTATAGTGGAAGGTTCGAACGTAAGTACTAAATTTGGAAATTTGAAAACAGATCACATCTTATTTATAGCTGCAGGAGCATTTCATATAAGTAAGCCAAGCGATCTTATACCAGAACTTCAAGGAAGATTTCCACTACGTGTAAATTTAGATAGCTTAGACGAAAAAGCACTTTATGAAATACTAACAAAACCTAAAAACTCACTTCTATCTCAGTACAAAGCGCTCTTAGGAGTTGAAGGAGTAGAACTCGAGTTTAGCGATGAAAGCATAAAAGAGATAGCAAAGGTTACTCAAAATACAAATCAAAAAGTAGAAGATATAGGAGCCAGAAGACTTCATACGGTCATTGAAAAGGTTCTTGAAGATATAAGTTTTGATGCAGATAGCTATAAAAATGAAAAAGTAACTATCACAAAAGAGTTAGTAGACAAAAAGCTTGGCGATATCTGTCAAAATGAAGATCTTGCGAAATATATACTATGA
- the rplI gene encoding 50S ribosomal protein L9: MKVLLIKDVKGLGKAGEVKDVKDGYGNNFLIGKGLAKSATDAVLKQYEAAKKRAQEEINYEINQNEKLKAELENIKIIIKTKLGANGALFGSITKDEIANALKEQKGYEVDKKALECDHIKATGIYDVALKLKHGISAKFKVEVAGE, translated from the coding sequence ATGAAAGTATTGCTGATAAAAGATGTAAAAGGGCTTGGAAAAGCCGGGGAAGTAAAAGACGTAAAAGATGGTTATGGTAATAATTTTTTGATAGGAAAAGGTCTTGCAAAGTCTGCTACCGACGCTGTTTTAAAACAATACGAAGCAGCCAAAAAAAGAGCACAAGAAGAGATAAACTATGAAATCAACCAAAATGAAAAGCTCAAAGCCGAACTTGAAAATATAAAAATAATTATAAAAACAAAGCTAGGTGCAAACGGAGCTCTATTTGGCAGTATAACAAAAGACGAGATAGCAAACGCTCTAAAAGAGCAAAAAGGGTATGAAGTAGATAAGAAAGCGCTTGAGTGTGATCATATAAAAGCAACCGGAATTTATGACGTAGCGTTGAAACTAAAACATGGAATTTCGGCTAAATTTAAAGTTGAAGTAGCGGGTGAATAA
- a CDS encoding group III truncated hemoglobin, with translation MKNNTINEQNIETLMDSFYDKIRVDKDLGDIFNAVIGTSDEDWEVHKQKISDFWKGILFGSGVYNGNPLQKHFELLPFPKVFFTIWLGLFEDSLDEIYDEENKIIILQKAQMIANRFMHMLYND, from the coding sequence ATGAAAAATAACACGATAAATGAGCAAAACATTGAGACTCTTATGGATAGCTTTTATGACAAGATCAGAGTAGATAAAGATTTGGGTGACATATTTAATGCGGTTATCGGTACGAGCGATGAGGATTGGGAAGTTCATAAACAAAAAATAAGCGACTTTTGGAAAGGAATACTTTTTGGCTCGGGCGTTTATAACGGCAATCCTTTGCAAAAGCATTTCGAGCTGCTGCCTTTTCCAAAGGTGTTTTTTACCATCTGGCTAGGGCTTTTTGAAGATAGTTTAGATGAGATTTATGATGAAGAAAACAAAATTATCATTTTACAAAAAGCTCAAATGATAGCAAATAGATTTATGCATATGCTTTATAATGACTAA
- the era gene encoding GTPase Era — MKSGFISLIGRTNAGKSSLLNYLLNEKISMVSHKQNATRRKINGIVMHKDSQAIFIDTPGLHESNKTMNKLMVEAAIKSIGDCDLLLFVASVFDNIENYKKFLNLKKDAPHLIAITKIDEASDKEIFAKLNEYQIYSDEFKAIIPLSVKKQAYKNILLDEIYKYLPEHEYFYDPQYLTTANEREIFRDFILEAVYECVSDEVPYSTDVNVDKVVEKQNITEIYATIITDNEHHKAILIGKNGQTIKRIGINARKIINTLLNNKIFLKINVKIDKNWNSNESIIKKNFLY, encoded by the coding sequence ATGAAAAGTGGATTTATAAGCCTTATAGGCAGGACAAATGCAGGCAAAAGTAGCCTGCTAAATTATCTCTTAAATGAAAAAATATCGATGGTCTCTCACAAGCAAAATGCTACTAGAAGAAAAATAAACGGTATCGTTATGCACAAAGATTCTCAAGCTATATTTATAGATACTCCAGGACTTCACGAAAGCAATAAAACCATGAATAAACTAATGGTAGAAGCCGCAATAAAATCTATAGGAGACTGTGATTTACTGCTTTTTGTAGCAAGCGTATTTGATAACATAGAAAACTATAAAAAGTTTTTAAATTTAAAAAAAGACGCTCCTCATCTCATAGCTATTACAAAAATAGATGAAGCTAGCGATAAAGAGATTTTCGCTAAATTAAACGAATATCAAATATACTCTGATGAATTTAAAGCCATCATACCTTTAAGCGTAAAAAAACAAGCATACAAAAATATACTTTTAGATGAAATTTACAAATATCTGCCAGAACACGAATATTTCTATGATCCTCAGTACTTGACTACTGCAAACGAACGTGAGATTTTTAGAGATTTTATACTTGAAGCTGTTTATGAATGCGTAAGCGATGAAGTGCCCTATTCTACAGACGTAAATGTAGATAAAGTAGTAGAAAAACAAAATATTACGGAAATTTATGCAACTATAATTACGGATAATGAGCATCATAAAGCTATATTAATAGGTAAAAACGGTCAAACAATTAAAAGAATAGGTATAAACGCTAGAAAAATTATTAATACTTTATTAAATAATAAGATATTCTTAAAAATCAACGTCAAAATAGATAAAAATTGGAATAGCAATGAATCAATTATTAAAAAAAACTTTTTGTATTGA
- the mshL gene encoding pilus (MSHA type) biogenesis protein MshL: MSLLITNKNIFKILTILAIFFSTEALANECKSRVFNIKISNSVSTAEILNQLSDMCHFSIIQNDEYASQVLQNQISGINIKDMTLKEIFDILINQNNLDYTFYKNILKISSMQTKMFKIDYITSVREGTAIIKASVDSSPSEVGGNNNNNNNSNTNDQAGYGLDNHIKTTEKFDFWQNLNAELKAILNNGSEKLIAPDPVINTNAGLITVTGTNTQLKRVGDYLNQLENRLKKQVMIDVSIIAVELSNSYTKGIDWSKFELGFNSYLGNDPVTGAPSSIQFGTGSAGNPAQSLRNITGGFVLGGGINLSMDGVLNFLETKGRTKVVSSPKIMTMNNQQALITVGDNINYRVQEDTTNNNTQTAVTNTTYTQYSIFIGILLNLLPEVSDDGRIMLRINPSLSSFKYGDDNRRQANIREIAPDTLQKKLSTVVQVNSGDTIILGGLIGETKGKDNTSVPVLGDIPLFGNLFKSTKDSVSTTELIFIITPKVINNETPKQIRNSLKELGFSESVL, translated from the coding sequence ATGTCCTTATTAATTACAAATAAAAATATATTTAAGATATTAACAATTTTAGCAATATTTTTTAGTACTGAAGCATTAGCAAATGAATGCAAAAGCAGAGTTTTTAATATAAAAATCTCAAACAGCGTATCTACAGCAGAGATACTAAATCAACTTTCGGATATGTGTCATTTTAGCATTATACAAAATGACGAATATGCAAGTCAGGTACTGCAAAATCAGATATCTGGTATAAATATCAAAGATATGACGTTAAAAGAGATATTTGATATATTAATAAATCAAAACAATTTAGACTATACATTTTATAAAAATATACTAAAAATTTCATCTATGCAGACTAAAATGTTTAAGATAGATTATATAACTTCGGTGAGAGAAGGAACTGCTATCATAAAAGCTTCTGTTGATTCATCTCCGTCTGAGGTTGGCGGAAACAATAATAATAACAATAACTCAAATACGAACGATCAAGCCGGATACGGACTTGATAATCATATAAAAACAACCGAAAAATTTGACTTTTGGCAAAATTTAAATGCAGAGTTAAAAGCTATACTAAACAACGGAAGCGAAAAACTGATAGCACCGGATCCTGTTATAAATACAAATGCGGGGCTCATAACAGTTACTGGTACAAATACTCAGCTAAAAAGAGTAGGCGATTACTTAAATCAGCTTGAAAACAGACTTAAAAAACAAGTAATGATAGACGTATCCATAATAGCAGTAGAACTAAGTAATTCATATACAAAAGGTATAGATTGGTCTAAATTTGAGCTTGGATTTAACAGCTATCTTGGAAACGATCCTGTTACAGGAGCTCCATCTAGTATACAATTTGGTACTGGCTCAGCAGGAAATCCGGCTCAAAGTCTAAGAAATATAACAGGCGGTTTTGTGCTTGGAGGCGGAATCAATCTAAGCATGGACGGAGTTTTAAATTTCCTCGAAACAAAAGGTAGAACAAAAGTCGTCTCAAGTCCTAAAATTATGACTATGAATAACCAACAAGCTCTAATTACGGTTGGAGACAATATAAACTATAGAGTACAAGAAGACACAACAAATAACAACACGCAAACAGCAGTAACTAATACGACTTATACTCAATACTCAATATTTATCGGAATACTTTTAAATTTGCTTCCAGAAGTAAGCGATGATGGCAGGATAATGCTAAGAATAAATCCTAGTTTGAGTAGCTTTAAATACGGCGATGATAATAGAAGACAAGCAAATATAAGAGAGATTGCCCCGGATACTTTACAAAAGAAACTATCTACAGTAGTTCAAGTAAATAGTGGAGATACCATCATTCTTGGTGGTTTGATCGGTGAAACAAAAGGTAAAGACAACACAAGCGTTCCGGTTCTTGGAGATATACCTCTGTTCGGAAATCTTTTTAAAAGCACTAAGGATTCAGTTAGCACAACAGAGCTTATCTTTATAATAACACCAAAAGTTATCAATAACGAAACTCCAAAACAGATACGAAATTCATTAAAAGAACTTGGATTTTCAGAGTCTGTCTTATGA